Part of the Lolium rigidum isolate FL_2022 chromosome 6, APGP_CSIRO_Lrig_0.1, whole genome shotgun sequence genome, GACCTTTATCCACCAACTGGCCGGAATAAGCCACATGTTGATCTGAACACACTTATGAGAGTTGCCACGAGACCAAAGAAGGTCTTAAAGACCACAAATGCTTACTTTTATTGGGTAACACGTGAGCAAGGCTCTTTTGATTGGTTCAAGGGAGTCATGAATGAGATTGCTGAGTTGGATCAAAGGGTAAAATACATCAAATAACTTTTAATTTAGTTAACGGTGCAATTTGGTTATTTTCAGAAATTTGCATTGATTTTCATTGTGAGGTTGTACTTACAAGTTACAATTACTTTGGTCATGCTAGAATATCATTGAGATGCACAACTACCTCACAAGCGTCTACGAGGAAGGGGATGCTCGGTCAGCGCTCATCACAATGCTTCAATCTCTGAACCATGCCAAGAATGGCGTTGATATTGTCTCTGGAACTAAAGTAAGCGGCAATAAGACTATTAACAGCTTCACTAAAGCTGTAACATCAACGCATCAAAACATCAAGGCATTAATTGATTATTTATTAGCATAAAGGTCTAAAGATATGCACACATGCAGCTACTAATTCCATTAAATTATCAATGAACTCATTTTGCAGGTTCGGACACATTTTGCAAGACCAAATTGGAAAAAGGTCCTAGCTAAAATTGCCTCCAAGCATCCATATGCCAAGATAGGTTAGTATACCTAACTAAACCTTGTTTTATTTGTTGAAATCATGGACTCAAGGACATACATGCTAACAAGAACTTTTATCTAACATTATCAAAGTTCTGATGTATATCTATGCGAGAGTTATTACTTTTTTTAAAAATTACCAAAGGGGATTTACCCCCAGCTTCATTAATGAAATTTAGAATGTCTACATGGCGAGAGTTATTATTTGCTCCACGGTAGCACAGACATATGAAAACTTTCAGGGGGTGTATATATAGGAAGTAAGAAAGTACAAAACTTAAAATTTCAGATCAGCGTTTGCATGCATGACTAAAATTGCAAAGAAGACCGCACTTTGGGCTTAGCCTAGGATCTTGTTTCGCTTGGTTttgtacttcctccgatccatattaagtgTCAGGGTTTTAGTTCAAACccagacacttattatggatccgagggagtagGTTAGATCTATTTTGGTTTCTTTACTAGGCTAGCTTTGCAGTTTCGTTTTGTTCTGTTTTGTTCCCTCCTTTGTAAGTTTTGGCACCTTCTCCGTATTCCTCTTCTAATAAGAAATGATGCACATTTCGATACGTGTTcagaaaaggcttggccttagtTAGTAGCATCAAGTTCTATATAGTTAAGTGAAGTCTATAACTGTTTCGGTTGCATGCAGGTGTATTCTACTGCGGAACTCCAGTCCTGGCACAAGAGCTTGGCAAGCTTTGCCACGAATTCAATGGGAAATGCACCACAAAATTCGACTTCCACAAGGAGCATTTCTGAATTGCAAACAAGAATAGGTTATGCTACTTGTACAGCAGTTTTGTCCTCGTATATTCTTCTCTATAAAGGACATGAGAGACCAAGGCGGAGAAACAACTCCCTACACTTCTTGCTGGACAGTATACTCCCAACTCCCAAATGAGCAATATCACCAACAAGGGGGATTTCGGGTGATTGTGTAGAACTACATGTGTCGTTCATCGTGGCTTTTGCAGAACGGACCCCGGTGGATCTGCAGGGAGGTTCCTCCCGGCAGGTCTCCAATGTACAGAGACCACCTGaagaagaccttgagcttctccTGAATTTAGTTTGGAATACAGGATGGTATACTAGGACATAGGAAGATGACCAATAGCCACAAAGGCCAGATAACTGTATATGTTTCTCATGCAGCATTACGTACAGTAAACGACACAAAAGTGAAAGAGCAAAGGTATACTCGATTTGAGTGTTCGTGATTCGTGATTCGTGATTTGAGTGTTCGTGATCAGTAAGCATGTCACGGCGTCGTAGTGGGGAGACTCCCTCCCATGGTGGagtacaaataagttgtaaaccttcgttGAACAatgcaatcaaaaaggaggccgattccagcaatcggccaaaattatcctcaccatacgttacccatgtgttcagcattgatctagcaggcgacgggaagctaggatatgggtttacatcggctgatgagctagaagagattgacattggtcctggggataagccacgactaatatttatcagcaaaaagttggcgAACGATCTCAcatagatggcgtcaggctacaaggacgtaacaggtggagccgatgttcaggtgcagttcctggaatcggataactggaaagccgatatcttcaattacttgaaagattcggctcgggggggcacctaatgtGGGGTAACGGACAATGAAATatggggccgatgcacgaaatcggccagtaaaaaatatatatatacaaaacaataggatacaagtacagccgatgcacagacatcgactttagaactaaaaagccgatgcaccgccatcgactctagaggtacaaactcaattgagcagttatcaggttacatagagaggctctactgaaggaatgcctcaagggcatggagggcgtcagcacgaacacgatccacctcggcgatctcggcctcatcatcttcgtccttgcctgtcaccagctgcttgttcagggcacgtatttcggccagatcggtcttcggttcagctttgaggccttctgcttcctcgtgggagtgggcaataagagcttccttatcttggatgagctgtttggttgcccggaccctctcttcaaggtcctccaactcctttcgcaaggtctcaagttcagcagtactgacagaggtgtcagttttgacgtccaaagctgcctttttctcattaagccgctgacatttgtctgcaatatcggctttcaacggaagctgggcgtggcgtaggtcgattctctgacgagctaatTTCACCCTTGACTCGTAGGCGAGACGAGTCACAACTggccgagtttcacctgcaacgtcaccgggagatgaggctggatgtcttcaagaatgctcttcacttcctcggggtcttcaaccaatgtctcaattgaggaggagagcagggccttgagatgctggagttgaccatgtgtagcgctgggtcctgACTCCTCACTTGCTTtagaagtagctggttcgatggattcagggtcgaacgttagcaagcttgagaggtcataaccctgacaaacaacaagaacaacgtcagtaTACAGCGAGAGAGAGGGGTAGAGCTAAGGGAatggagtgtacctctcctaagaccagaggaacagccgatgaagaggtgatcggctcttgtgtttctgctgtgggcttggccaagttggcaaccTTGTCAACTACACTTTtggaagttgctaggtccagggtggcggatggcatcagtacctcctcgaattccccactagaggtgtcatcagtctgcaaaggaagtggtgagccgatgagaacagcaatgggttagcatgaaatgtgagccaaggagagtatggagggtaattacattcgaAATCTCTTGGTTTAATGAAGAGGTTTGCGGTTCCtttcgagctctcttgatgcatcggctctttgtgcgtagaccgccctgccctgctttgatgggagcttgggaagcagcaggttcaggtgcggaccttttcttggaagccgacggtggcaagtctggctggctctgtgtggtggttttcccagagttgcccgagctcgagtcccttcgactggattgtgtctcctcgctggagttttcttcagtagaggcctgtaaaagaaatacaagcatgatgcagaagcctagaagggtagatgaaatcagccaaggcatggatcagcttacgtgcaaactttcttgagctggagtagggttttggcgcttcaaggtcttcctagtagctactttcctcactgctgttctcgccttgactgaggctcgggggcaggctggCCCGAAGATActcgctcttggaagccgattttggtgaaatcggtcggctcgcatcacaacctttttcaagggtggtgagtttttgcagaagaggaccaccggagctggtgggaggaatctgaagggggagccgtcatcatgtacaggttctggaccatcttgttgctgcaaggagacagagcaaggttataaaagaaaagaaatcattGTAAGTCACTGCAAGATAattcgtgagtagtggtacctgttctgcagggatgtcatattcagcatcaagttgtttcagcaatggtcctagagctctcctgaaggcatgagtcttccacattgaccaccaggtctcaaaaccatcggttgatgaggtaaaagagaggttgtgaggaactgggatggctagagcatcaaagaaggagtaacacctctgaccggtgaggacatcgggcagctcagctctgctctctgttaagtggtgaaggaagaaatggggagatacctgcccaagaccaagctaccgggctgctacgaccggctgataagactcataaccaggtttgatgatcctgtttgaggtgctcatgccaactggaaggaagcagggacggatcatgatggaatacaattgccgggtgccGGCGTCATcagcaaagctgtctagcctgaaggaaactggattttcaaaattttcacactccgtataaggaaagaagagaggattgtccaggccttggtagaaaattctgaaccactccaatgcttccttgagggtcagtttactacctggaaggctatatagagcttggccgtagttAGTGCACTGGATTGGCTTCCCGTtagtatctggaaaggtgcaagtggccaaaggtggaaagtttgggacatGATTCTGGAAGTAcatctgagcccatagctgaataaaccaccagggacctcctgttttaactgtcttttgggaaaacagtttgacagacattagttagagatatcgatagacctctccaaggaacagtttgccaacgccaagctgggtgcctctggcaagttcataggccaaggaaaggtaattcttggttggagcaagtgaagggccacagaatatgaagtgttccaatcagaaattcaggaagaccgtgtgttctttctctgttacagggcctttgtttttcatgtggcgtcggagataagcaccccagtttgtgcactctgttttggaagagagtgtgaaagggacctttggcagcataaaagcagagggacttggggatgcaatgtctagaccagtgatcatggccacgtctagtagggttggtgtcatggggccatggccaaatatgaagcaattcaaagcatcagaccaaaagtagccgatggttttcagaaggttttcatgtttctgaaGGGGAGACAGTGacaaagctaaagcatcggctattcctgtggtttcccaggtggcttggtgagttttggatattctattataccatgaaacccaatcttcaggaggattaggccaggctcataAGCAgttggcccaagaagttagatctaaattctggttcacgaagggaattctattggcctcgcatgaaatcaaatgggcaggactctcggtagaacgagggccaagacagagagaatttggaagagaaggatgcggcagcagaatgtctgatacctaaaaattaatgacggaatgagacattaattcaggtgtttgctgttaattttaacactatgctcggatagcgaggagcggttgaggattaccttcaggccagagaccgtagcgttggcgctggatgattccgccattggatttgctgcggagttgaatctgcgcgattgagatctgagactcgcgtggccgtaagttggatctgttcgagcggcgatttggggatctgagtttactctttcagataagggttgcaggttaccgtttgaataggcaactgatttggccttactcgcgttttatggtaaaggccgatgcgctgccatcggctctttgcgcgttgacttgctttgacaatcggcaaaattgatatgaaagcaaaatcgacatagaaacattttcttcattaataaagagggtttttacagagaagagccgattgctcaggaaaggaagaacaaaagaagagccgattactactactagtcctatgctagtagtccctaatctaagggccgtcgctgccctcgtcgtcgccgtcgtgactgccgtcggcgctgctgccggcgagctcctcgtcgctgctgccgtagccctcggcaggggcttcttcctcctcgtcgtcgtcgtccgacccggcgcggaagcgctttgccggcggatactcgttggaggaggtgtcatcctcctcttcctcctcctcgtcggaggaggtgaagtcgtcccaggagaagaggtcgtcctcgctctccgcctccagctccccatcgacgaggaactggaagtcgtcttctccatcggtcaaggacttgtcatcctcggaccagacggaggaatcgtgatcctccttgtcccacgtcgttggggcgaggatatcgtgcgccgccatcgagtcccactccggcgtcagctcacgagaggaagaagatagggaggaaagacccgatgaggcagaggaggaggaggagtccatggtgcagaggagggctttccggtggctagtacggagcagggggatgaagaagcgaactgctcgacgcggttaaataaaggggatatagtggagatttaatgctacggcggttttcgaggacgtggtgccaaaactgtcaaatcgtgcagagaagttgagaaggcagggcatcatgatgaaaggatactgtgacggttctgctctgccacgacgtgaccctacgaagaaaaaacagagtggttttgaaattatcattaccaaaaccaggggggcatgtgttatcaccagaatttagccagagcaggagatgagccgtgatcgaagatgggcttagaggacatgcatataaagtgtctctgaatcgaccTTGTGcgaaagtttgggctagattgcccatgtatctgtatattatggtagattacgttttatgtttagaattaagagatagagtttagtcgtacacagctgggtttattcccaagttagaaagtccacagactataaatatgtacctagggttattatgaaaggaggacgatcacgttcacaacaaaccaatctaggcgcatcgccaccccttgttccgagggtttcttccgggtaagcgtcatgctgtttattcgttgcttggtgttgctcgtgctgaagccttgttgatggcgagcaacacccttatcatagATATTTTGGGGCTGatgtcgatactttcatgatctgcttgcttagctacgctgcccctcaatatctagctgcctttgcacctatcttgggtgtaagggcagcatcttgcttagtctttatttagtagatctgatctgttatagtcgtttcttgttcttcaaggattagtttgatatctgcatggttaggccttgcaaacgggttgaacgatccggtagtgcgtaaggtatagtttgctgatcctaaagggattgttccgggaatcgacgttatgttggtttttaggcctctttaggactagttttctattatcttacgtatctgctaggttcaactacgtgtaggatgtttcggttatgcggtgaaaaccctagactgtcgtagattgatttatcttggttttgattaagcaggatccccatgttatcgtaaatccaacgtgaaccatggggtaatcggctctttgagccgattcacagggtaacctaagagccgatcggggctcatatttaatgtttacgtgtttgccatgcaggaaactaatcgaagcaatccatcaccttcctgaccaggtataggtcaggtggcacgccctcgcaccaGCTAGGAcgcgtgccggagcattgcgggccgttgcccgagggaccagggcccaccagcagtcttgggagcctcccggctctccgtgttgcccgtcgctgctcgccggtgggttttggtaggcaacagtcTCCAACAATTATTCCAATAATTACATATCCGATTTTCCCTAAGAACGAATATGCAAGCATACTCATGCTTGTTTGAGTAATAGCAAGGAGATTCCCTTCATCTCAGTTCCATGTGAATCATTATTGAGATTTTTCGAGTTGCACGTGGGTCGCaacaaagatttttttttcatttgcatACGGGATGTAATTTGGATTTTTCTAGTTGCACGAGAGTTGCAACTGAAAATTTTCCAGTTGTATGTCGGTCGCAAATGAGATTCTTCTTAGTTGCATGTAAGTTGCAGTTGAGATTTTTCGACTTACATGTGGGTCGCAACAAATGTTATTTTAATTTGCATATGGGATATAACTATATGGGATGTAACTGGGCTTCTCCCAATAGCATCTGGATCGATTTTCCCAGTTGCTGTGGTCGTAACTGAGAGCTTGTTGTTAAGCGTGAGTTGCCGGTTAGATTTAACTAATATTTTTCTTGCTGCATGCGGGTGAGACGAATATTTTTTTTTCAGTTGCGTGTGGGTTGCAACCTGCATTTTCCTTTCACTTGAGTTGCAACTAGGATATTTCGAAATTCACGTAGGTTGCAACTCATGCGCCGAGCTTTGTTGTATTGACCTCGCGCATTAAAAATAAGTTTGTGGTCCGTTTCTCTGACCTTTACTATGTCAATAGGCTTGTTCACTACTGGTTGTTGTATGACAAAAAAAACCCTAGTCAAACAACTTTTACTGCCCCACGTCTAAGCAACAAACAAAGGCTGATGTGCAGCCCATGAAATTGGCTGACAAACTaagggggtgtttggtgtggctttttttggcttttggctttggcaaaagccaccaaaagcacctaaataggtgctttttttggcttttggattttggaagccaaaaacaaagatcttattcttttggcttccaaaatccaaaagccaaaaaaaagcacctatttaggtgcttttggtggcttttgccaaagccaaaagccaaaaaaagccacaccaaacacccccttACACGTACTTCTACACTATGGCTTAATAAGCAGCTGACGTCAGCGACTAAAATTTATTAAGTCTCTGATTTTCAGATGCACCCTATATATTGGGCCACTTTTTCACTACGTAGCTTCCTTGCTAGATCAGTTGGGAATGATAGCAGATTGTAATTTGTTGAGAACCAGTCGCCCCAGGCCAGAGAAGAAACCACAGAGAGTTCACAATTACTTTGCGTTCAGGGTTAACCAAATTATAaactttgactaaatatttaTGAGAAAATGTCAACATTTTCAATATAAAATGTCATGCAATAGAATTTCCATCATACTATATGTATTTGGTATTATGGATAACACTTTTTtatcaaactttgtaaagttaGTCTTTGACTACACCTAGTAAgcgaactaagagcatctccagccgcgtcccccaaagcggcccccaaacggcgccggatttatcgtttgggggacgtgtttccttcgtgacgtcgctccccagccgcgtcctcaaaactttaaaatactgtatttttattttaatagatagaaTAAATTTGTAGGTACGGTGTAACGTTGTACTAATATTCAAAGCGATGCAacttaaacaaattacatataaaaaattcaaaaaaaaacataaacaaattacatactccctccgttcttttttaattgactcgaatttagtacaagtttgtactaaatccgagtcaattaaaaggaacggagggagtataaaaactttgaaattttttttaaactacttcttctttgatggccctgCCTCGTCATCCTTTCGGTGGCGCTtcttgctcgtcacctcttccgaagaggcggtgtccttcgacgcgtcggaggaacttgtatcctcctcgtcatcgatggtgctcgccggctgcgccttcgctttcgcctccgactctgccttcgcccgggccgccgccgcctcctcagcctcttcctcctcctcctcctcctcccattcCTCCTCGCAGTCCAGCAGTGGGGAACCATCGCTGCTAGGCGTTGCaactttgtcccaccaatggcgccatcccggcggcttcccctcgccgtcggtgtctgatggcagctgagagaggtcgctcattgtgagagaggagaggagagatgaaTGGCGCCGGCCGGTTGTAGATCGGAAAGCGCATACGTAGGAGTCTTACTGAGCGCGGATGAATGGCGACGCAGATATTGAAGAGAGCGGcgattgctcttccgcggagttcgcgctccattctggcggttcgcgcgtcgatcgacgcggtttCCCCTGCGAtggttccccttcccggcaactgGACCGTCGCTAGGTAGGCGGTGGTTGAGCGTCAGTTCGTGAGTCGCTGGCGCGATGGTCCCGCGTCTTCTCACCTCGCATTTCGTTGTGTACGGTGTGCCCGGAGCGTcctctgtgtagcggggacgggcacgGGGCGCCGACGAAAAGGGTCTTTGGAGCACGCGACTGGGAAGGATTTTTTGTTCGGCGtgtcccaaatccctttgggggtcgCTTTGGGGAGCCGGCTGTAAATACTAATAGTAGAGAGTATGCCATTGTGTGAATGCAAACACCCTCTCTCTCCTCACCCACTCATGCTTTAATTTAAAGATCCAAAAAAAAATAGATtgtatattttaaattaaatgttTGGTTCATGTTCTATTGCACTTTTGTGATCCAGATGATGATGACTTGAAACAAGACAAATTTTAAATATATTCTAACAAgttccaaaaccaaatttttaaaaaattatcaAACTCTATGAAACTTAGTGAAACTCCATGTACACATGGAAAATATAGTTATGAAATAAAGTGCAGTAAACTAGATTTATATATGACACACTATTTATTAGTGTTTTCATGGTTTCATATTGTTCGATCAAGTTTCACCAAGTTTTAAACCTCAAATTATAAAATTTATGAAAAATGTATTCAGTATATATAAAAAGATTTATATAATTGTCCCATAGATGCAACAAAAATCATTTATCTAATTTTCCACAAGTGCACAAAATATATTCAATATAACAAAGATTAAATGAAAAACGATGAATCTAGATAAACTACGTAGTTTAAAACTTTTGTACTAGTACGTATCTTATCATGCAATGATGTACGTCATCACACAAGGAAACATCACTACACACCATGGTACACGATGTTTACTCTTTTATGCATGCAAAATAAAACATAACAAGCTTTGAATATTTGATACATGTCATATGGAGAGATGAATATACACCGTACACTATGCATGTCATAGCGCAAATCTGACAAAAGACTAAGGAGGGAAAAGGTGCGGGCTCTCTCGATCTGCGTTAATTTTGCTCAAGATTGAAAACTAGAAATAGCAAACCTACATAGATGACACTAACTTTGAAAGGTGCAGAAAGAAGCATAATTCGCATATAACATCAAAAGAATCGCGCGCTGCCCAAATCCCACATGAGAGGTTTAGAGCTTCACATCAATCCTGTTGCAGGGTTTGAGTATCCAGATTCTGGAGGAATTGAAGAAACGCCAAGTGAGACGAGCCCCCTTCTTTGAGCGCCTCGGCGGCTCCATCCTTGGCTGCCGCCGCCCGCTCCCTGAGCGCCCTGCCGCCGTGGGACGCCATGACCCACCTgactttctcctccacctcctcggcctTAACCACCTCTTCGTTGTAGCCTCTCATCTCAACCCCGAGCACCATCTCTTCCACTATCTGCACCTTGTTCACCCTCTGCTCTGCGTAGAGCGGCCAGCAGAGCAACGGCAGACCGGCGGTGACGCCCTCCAGCGTCGAGTTCCAGCCGCAGTGCGTGACGAAGGCGCCGGTCGCCCTGTGGCGGAGCACCTCCACTTGCGGCGCCCAGGACTTGACGACGAACCCTCTGTCTTTTGTCCTCTCCAAGAAGCCTTCCGGCAGGAGCGCGTCGAGGTCGGGCTCCGGCAGCGCGTCGCCGTACGTGAAGTCCGGACTGCGCGGGCTCCGGACAACCCACAGAAACCTCTCCCCTGATTTCTCGAGCCCGGCCGCGATCTCCAGAAGCTGCTTGGCGGAGAAGGTGCCCATGCTGCCGAAGGAGAGGAACACTACGCTCTTGTCTGGCTGCGCGTCCAGCCACGTGGTGCACTCGTGCTCCTTGCCTCCACCTCCGGCCGAGACTAACGGCCCGATGCAGTAGACCGGCGGTGTGGCGCGACCAGGGACGCAGAGCCCGTCCCTCAGAGCGCGCACCGCGCGCGGCTCCAGCGAGTCGAACGAATTGATAAGGATGCCGTCGGCGCGAGGCATTCTGTCGAACATGCCTACGATGGCCGGGAGCGCTTCGCCGTCGCTGGTAACTTCGTTAGGCAAGTCCGAAGCCTTGAACGGGGGAACACCCGGGAAACTGATCACGGAGTCGCCGAGCTCCTTCATCCTTGCAGTGTTGCCGGCGACCATGCTCGGCAGGTTGAGGAagatggcgagggcggcggcgcccGACGCGTAGAAGTAGTAGACCGGCAGCTTGAGCTCGAAGGCGACATCCTGGGCGTCGACGCAGAACATGTCGAGAATGAGCGCGTCGACGGAGGGAAGCGAGCGGAGGAAGTCACGGAGGGGGCCGTTCATGGCGGTGAGGAACTGGAGAATCTTGGTGACGTGGTGCTTCGTGGACGCGACTTGGGAGTCTGATGAGTCcacgggcgcgggcggcggcggcggcaggacgtGGAAGTGGACGGAGGGGTTGGAGGCCTTgacgcgggcgacggcggcggagaagTCCGTGGACTCGACCCCCGGGTCGCCGAGCGCCACGATGACGGCCACGCCGTGCTTGAGGAAGAGCTTGGCGACCTCGGCCATGGGCACCAGGTGGCCGACGCCAACGCCAGGGTACAGCACGATAGTTTTCTTCATTGCTAGTTTCACTCTTCCTCTCTTCCGCGTGTGGCTGAAATGTGTGGTCTGAAGTCGACAGACTGTT contains:
- the LOC124668199 gene encoding UDP-glycosyltransferase 88A1-like, whose product is MKKTIVLYPGVGVGHLVPMAEVAKLFLKHGVAVIVALGDPGVESTDFSAAVARVKASNPSVHFHVLPPPPPAPVDSSDSQVASTKHHVTKILQFLTAMNGPLRDFLRSLPSVDALILDMFCVDAQDVAFELKLPVYYFYASGAAALAIFLNLPSMVAGNTARMKELGDSVISFPGVPPFKASDLPNEVTSDGEALPAIVGMFDRMPRADGILINSFDSLEPRAVRALRDGLCVPGRATPPVYCIGPLVSAGGGGKEHECTTWLDAQPDKSVVFLSFGSMGTFSAKQLLEIAAGLEKSGERFLWVVRSPRSPDFTYGDALPEPDLDALLPEGFLERTKDRGFVVKSWAPQVEVLRHRATGAFVTHCGWNSTLEGVTAGLPLLCWPLYAEQRVNKVQIVEEMVLGVEMRGYNEEVVKAEEVEEKVRWVMASHGGRALRERAAAAKDGAAEALKEGGSSHLAFLQFLQNLDTQTLQQD